The sequence CCAAACTGGGGATTGATGCGCTGGGTTATGAGCCGGCTGAAAAGGAGCGCTTGCTGGAGGCCATCAAACGGCCTTACGGCATGGTTCTGGTCACCGGGCCGACGGGTTCGGGCAAAACCGTGTCGCTCTACACCTGCCTGAACATTTTGAATACCGCCGGCGTCAACATCGCCACCGCAGAAGATCCGGCTGAAATCACTTTGCCCGGCGTGAACCAGGTCAGCATGAACGAGAAAGCCGGAATGACTTTTCCGGTGGCCCTGAAGGCCTTTTTGCGCCAGGATCCGGACATCATCATGGTGGGCGAAATCCGCGATGTCGAAACCGCCGACATTGCCATCAAGGCCGCGCAGACCGGCCATCTGGTTCTGTCCACGCTGCATACCAACGATGCGCCGACGACCCTGACACGCATGCGCAACATGGGCATTGCGCCTTTCAACATCGCGTCGAGCGTCATTCTGATTACGGCCCAGAGGCTGGCGCGGCGCCTGTGCCCGCACTGCAAAACCCCGATAGATATTCCGCGTGAAACATTGCTTGAGGCCGGCTTTAAAGAGGATGAAGTGGACGGCTCATGGACGCCCTATCATCCGGTGGGCTGCGACAAGTGCAACAACGGCTACAAGGGCCGCTTGGGCATTTACCAGGTCATGCCAATTTCCGAGGAAATTCAGCGCATTGTCCTGCGTGATGGCAGTGCCATGGAAATTGCAGCCCAGGCCCAGGCTGAAGGTGTCAGGAGCCTGCGCCAGTCCGGTTTGTACAAAGTTAAACTGGGAATGACTTCAATGGAAGAAATTCTGGGCTGCACCAATGTTTGATCCGGTGTTTTTAAGAGCCGGAACATTGGCTGTTGGCAGCAGCGACGCGACGGTCCAAAAACTGTCCATTCAACGATAAGGCATCATGGCAACCGCAGCATCAAAAGGCATCAAGGAATTTGTTTTCGAATGGGAAGGCAAGGACCGGGGAGGCAAACAGGTTCGCGGAGAGATTCGCGCTTCTGGTGAAAACCAGGTCAAGGTGTCGCTGCGCCGGCAGGGCGTGCTGGCGAGCAAGATCAAGAAACGCCGCATGCGCTCGGGCAAGGCCATCAAGCCGCGCGACATCGCCATCTTTACCCGCCAGCTTGCCACCATGATGAAGGCCGGCGTGCCGCTGCTGCAGTCCTTTGACATTGTGGGGCGAGGCAATCCCAACGGCAGCGTGACCAAACTGCTGAACGATGTACGCACGGATGTGGAAACAGGAACGTCGCTCAGCGGTGCTTTCCGCAAATACCCGATGTACTTCAATGCGCTGTACTGCAACCTGGTCGAAGCGGGCGAAGCAGCCGGTATCCTGGAGTCGCTGCTGGACCGGCTGGCCATCTATATGGAGAAAACAGAGGCCATCAAGTCAAAGATCAAATCGGCCCTGATGTACCCAGCTTCTGTCGTGGTGGTGGCTTTTGTCGTGGTGGCCGTGATCATGATTTTCGTGATTCCAGCATTCAAGCAGGTGTTTTCTTCCTTTGGTGCCGAGTTGCCAGCACCCACGCTCATCGTGATGGCCATCAGCGAGTTCTTTGTGGCTTACTGGTGGCTGATTTTCGGTGGTGTGGGTGGCGGTATTTATTTTTTCCTGCAGGCCTGGAAGCGCAGTGAAAAAATGCAGAAAGTCATGGACCGGCTGCTGCT comes from Polaromonas naphthalenivorans CJ2 and encodes:
- a CDS encoding type II secretion system F family protein, with amino-acid sequence MATAASKGIKEFVFEWEGKDRGGKQVRGEIRASGENQVKVSLRRQGVLASKIKKRRMRSGKAIKPRDIAIFTRQLATMMKAGVPLLQSFDIVGRGNPNGSVTKLLNDVRTDVETGTSLSGAFRKYPMYFNALYCNLVEAGEAAGILESLLDRLAIYMEKTEAIKSKIKSALMYPASVVVVAFVVVAVIMIFVIPAFKQVFSSFGAELPAPTLIVMAISEFFVAYWWLIFGGVGGGIYFFLQAWKRSEKMQKVMDRLLLKMPVFGSLIEKSVIARWTRTLSTMFAAGVPLVEALDSVGGASGNSLYADATEKIQQEVSTGTSLTAAMGNANLFPTMVLQMCAIGEESGSVDHMLGKAADFYEAEVDEMVAGLSSLMEPIIIVFLGTLIGGIVVSMYLPIFKLGAVV